In Zingiber officinale cultivar Zhangliang chromosome 1A, Zo_v1.1, whole genome shotgun sequence, the DNA window ATAATTCTCATCTCAATTCCCTTCAgtctgattcttttatttcattctATGTTATTAAATAGGAACATAGAGTATTTCACTCTAGCATATGGTAATGGCACAACTTAACTGACTATAGAAACTATGAGatgcaaaaaaaaaacttttcctcTTCCCTAATAATGGCAAGATGTTATGGAAGAGACCGAAAATAGCCATATCCATTCTAATCATTAGAATTTCAGATCATAAAGTTCCAACTTGAAAAGTCTGGATGCAGAGACACCGTATAGTTTTCTACTACACACATTCAGTCTAAATGTTTGTAGCACTCATTCTTTAAAACAAGGATACCATAAGGTAATCAAACACTAGATTCAAAGgtaaaatacaacaacaaccaagccttaccCCACTAAGTGGGTTGGCTAAGATTCAAAGGTAAAATCATTCAGAAAAAATGGCTTTGAAAGATTTAGCCAATCAACTTACCTATATTGTGGATATGGAAACCCATGTTGGTAGCTAAATGGAACTGGCACTTGATGAGTGGGGCTTCCAACAAATGGCACTTGCTGAACAGGTACACCTCCAATGTAAGGGACTACTGGCCTTGGGCGGACTAAAAACAAAAAATGGAACAAAATATCAGTAATTTTATTGTAAAATAGACAATGACATGCCTTATGTGTTTGCTGAAGAAATGAGACAATAAATAATTATGTGTTCCATTTTACTACACATTCTAAAACTTCACTTCTAATCTCCTTTTCAGAATATTTTTGCTGGAAGAGGAATTATAAAAACAATGAATGAAACTAGGGAAATTTAATATATGATTGATAACATGACTACTAGGTCAGTGTGGCtatgagaaaataaaatagacaaGGGATTAATCATCACAGAAAATGAAATGTTATTAGACCAAAGGAAGCAGGACCACATTAAAAAGCCTTGCATAACCATGATATCTTATGTAAAACAGGCAAGTATCAGAAGATCCATAGAGAAGAGTAAACTCAATTGTGGTTCCTCTTTTTTCTCCTGTATACTACTTCCTCTCCGCTTACACTGCAGCCTACTCTAGAAAAACTCAATGGTGGTTCCTCCATTTCTCTTCATCTCATGCTCTTCTCATTCTAGTATTCCACTCGCATTTGATAGTAAGCCTCATGCAATATGTAGAATGCATCTTGGTCATAGATTTCCACTTGGCAAATATAATATAGTAAAGACTTAAAACCACCAtgattagggatgtaaatgagccaaaccgctcgtgagctattcgaagctcgattcgataaaagctcgtttgagctcgtttaatgaggctcgttaagataaacaaaccaagctcaagcttcacaatattcggctcgttagctcgtgaacatgttcgttaaactcataaatcaacttttaaataaaaaattaatagttttgatattgaatttatagattttacactctatttatgaaaaatatagacaaatatattaaattgatttattagaataaaattataaattttaataagaatattataattttttaaacaatatataatttagtttttaatgaatatttaaatttataatttataatttatatttattacgcTGGTttagattcgataaaagctcaaataagctcgtgagccatgaatatatttgttaaataaagttcgagctcgactcgattataaacgatctaaactcaaacatccaagagttcggctcggctcagctcgattacacccctaaccATGATGATGTATAGGTTCACAAACAAAGTAGCAcataaagaaacaaaactaagttCTTTTTAGAAGAACATTCTATCAGGAGAATGACTATCACTAACATGCAGTCCGTAACTAGTGTGCTGGGGAGAAGCTTAACATCAGTACGATCATTTCTTTAAAATGAATGCATGAAATGCAGTTTGTTGCTCTCCCTATATCTTCATTCCTTTATGTGCATTTTCAATGGGCAATTTCAGTTTTTTGAACCACAAGGTATTCTGCTGATCTCACCAACAAACAGTCCAAGTTAATGCAAAGTTCTCAAGGAGGACAGGAAATGAGATTCTATGATCTGGTCAAATTCATAAACTAAACAAATTGCATCTTAAGGCTCACAAAGTCACTGACTAAATTGTTACAAAGCTATGGAATTATCACTTGAAAATAGATAGGCTTGACAATGAGAATTAATAAGGCAATAACCTGGATGATGACATtcgcaaataaaaaaaattacaggaAGAAGCATCTTGAGGTCATCACAGAATGTATATCCAAGGATCAAGGCACCCATGGAATAGAGAGTATAGGAGAAACTAAAGGACAAAAAATGGTTCAAAAGGCTCAATTAATTTGAAATAAGTCTctccaaaaattcaaaataaatgccttcatttatatatttattttataaaagatGTCTAACAATTTCATGAATAGGTTAGTGCAATTAATCAATCAAACTTCATGAAAGTTAACTGAATAAGAAACTGACTGTAAATCTTTGTTATGCATGTGTTTATAAAAAGGGAAATGATTTTTGATTTCCTTAAATGGCACACTAAGCGCACTTAATAACTTAAAGAAAAAATGGAAAGAAACTCTGCAAACAATATATGTAGCAAGAGATTCTGGTCTCAAACAGTCATACAAAAGACTTTAGTGCATAGAAACAAGAGATTTTGTCAGTGTCAATGTAGCATCATCACCGTAGTGCAAAAAGTTGGCAACAAAGGAGAACAATGAATTCGGTggaaagcaaataagaaacattTAGCATTTCAGACAGACACTTTTCTACAATTGTTTTTTTCAATGTGAAAATGATGCAATAGAATCGAAGTGTAGTTGGTATACCGCCAAATGGAAGAGTAGAGTGTGGCCTTCCAAGGGAAGCCAAGTTACAATTTGCTCGCCGGCCATCAATAACTGGTGTTGGATCAACGCATGCCCGCTTTGCAGATTCAGGATCTCGAAAAGTGACCTAATCCCACCgtacaaacaaacacaaaagaACAGCTAAAGCAACGATCTCCCTTCCGCACACTGCAATATTCCGCAAGAACGCAAACCCAAGCGATACTCACGAAGCCATAACCCTTGGATCGGCCGGTGTTCTTGTCCGTGATCACGACGGCCTCGAGTATCTCCCCGAATTGCTCGAAGTGGCGGCGGAGCATCTCGCTCTTGGTCTCCCACGCGAGGCCGCCGACGAAGACCTTCGTGTACGTGGTGTCCCCAAAGGGCGAATTCAGGAAGTGGATGCCGGAGCTGGAGCTCGACGCTGATCCGGAGGCCGACCCAGGCCCCGAATGGTGAAAAGCCATCGAGAAACCCAAAAGCACGAATTCAGACTCGAAAGCGATACAAGGGACggatcgagcgccggaaccctagcTAGGGCTTTCAAAATCCTAGCTTTAGGGGTTCGGACGATCAAAAATGCTAACTTTACAAGGACTAGAAGAAATCTCGCACAGAAAACGAACGAACAAGGAGGACAAACGGGATCAAACTCGCAACTGAAAGGAATTGAACCTATCGAGGAAGAACACATATATTTATCGGAAATTAGTACAATTTCCACAAAATTAAATAGAAAAGGTGGGGTAGGTCAGACGAAATTATGGAGAGGGGCCTCGTTGCACTGTGTGGACGCCAAATGCATCCTTTAAGAACCCTAATTGGCGAATATTCAATGGTAATCACTCCTCGAGCGTGGAAATTTTCTGACTCGAGGATTGATTAGACAAACCAAACTGCCTGTGAAATACTGAAACCCTATTCAAGTTTCTTCATGTTTAAGCATCCACTTCCATCGATTGCTTTAGCCACTTCCAACCTTTTTATCAATTAATGCAAATCAATGGGCTAGCGATCGATTGCGATTTGCGTGGACCAATTGCatttaaaaaaactaataaagAATTTTAAATCAATTGTTTTCAATTATTTATTCAAACATAAAATTGCATGCAATATTTATCCGAACATGTGATATCGTTCTTACCATCGAAATATTGATAAATGTCTCCTCAATTTTCTAAACACAATTCAAATAATGTTTGGACACAATTATTAGATTGATCTATTGTGATTCGTCATCATGATTAATGTTTGGACAAAACTACGCAGCAGATAACTTCAAaacaattaattgattaaattagcCACTGGTTTTAAATTAATCACCGGCCACAAGAGGCACTAATAACCACCATTAATggtcaaaaacaaaagaaagcatAGATTTTATTTGCGACCTTCAAACCTTTTTAATCCATTATTTAACATGTCATGAAAACACACTAATTAAAAACCTTTTCCTACTCACAAGTCAAAAACCTGTTATTCATCGTAATCATCATTTTTTATTAAGATATTGGAAGATGGTGCTTAATCATAGACAGCTCAAGATCTGGTTTTTTTTTCCTGCTGAAAAGGTGATGATCTTGTGGAAAAAGATTGCATCTTGCAGCTTTTGGTGGTGCAGGGGAAGAGATAGGGTTCTCAGATCAGATGGGTGAAAAAGGTGGGAGAACAAGTTGCACTGATTGTGTTGCAACTCCGGCTTTTGATATatgaatatataaatttttagaaagaGAGCTTTGGTGTAATGATAAAATTATTGTTATgtgatgaattttaaaaataatctcttataaaaaataagataaaactacatataatagatcattttTTAAAATCACGACGAGAACTTCGTGCAACAGAATATATAAATTCTTAATCTCTTTCGATCTTTTCTCGTGTTGTGAATTCTTGCGGGAGAAAGTTTCTATTTGTGGATTCGGTTTTGACGAAGAATCTTTTCGAAGAAATCGCCGCGGGAGCGAGTCGACGTGACGGAGATGGAATCCAGTGATCCCAGCGGCGGCGGAAGACCTCCCCCTCACGTGCACCACCTCCTCCGTCTGCCACCGCCGTCGGTGCACGTGTCGAAGCAAGATTTCAAGCAGTCGCAGGCGAAAAGACCCCAGCTTTCCCCAGACGACGGCCCGCCGCCATCACACTCTTCCCCAGCCGGCAGCACCGTCTGCCGACCCCGCGGCCGACCGCAGGGCTCCAAGAACAAGCCGAAGCCTCCGATTATCGTCAAGCGGGACTCCCCCGACGTCCTGCGCTCACACGTGCTTGAGGTCGTCGACGGCGCCGACGTCCTCGAGTGCGTCACGGAGTACACCCACCGGCGAGGGAGGTGGGTCACCGTGCTCAGCGGCGCCGGTTCCCTGGCCAGCGT includes these proteins:
- the LOC122038857 gene encoding RNA-binding protein 24-like; the protein is MAFHHSGPGSASGSASSSSSGIHFLNSPFGDTTYTKVFVGGLAWETKSEMLRRHFEQFGEILEAVVITDKNTGRSKGYGFVTFRDPESAKRACVDPTPVIDGRRANCNLASLGRPHSTLPFGVRPRPVVPYIGGVPVQQVPFVGSPTHQVPVPFSYQHGFPYPQYSYNPYGPEYLYPQTVYNPYTGHHYLQVYGLPGAVNTAIYPHGQIGQPISGGPGYMTIQGYSMPAHQIVQLSGSNVNGMPGATRPVIQTPYPAGIPSNVPAQPHFIVPGHSPQFVQGNGSDQTAV